The following coding sequences are from one Epinephelus fuscoguttatus linkage group LG7, E.fuscoguttatus.final_Chr_v1 window:
- the LOC125891585 gene encoding uncharacterized protein LOC125891585 has product MELFTKIRFSLVDVVVMTEVRAVIGCDSFLLRPMAERAFYKLLRVQEVDSPLRYSSRLAVIMNSSPVLRQQSQNKIHSDLVRTKNEHNKMPPHPKPSKLLSAPPLSNQNIENQDPGNSEMGRKVPVRPGMSRLPVLAKSLHLQTPSDFSQSHCRWEEKPLAGKLKKKKPVTRPVPFNLSQPKSSRIATENQQPVTVSQSRTGTRAAQPDKNLCNARLKTQNLNTKPAARLNCNVDSTKGTGKSSGKVSENTSQPSNTFKTSATLSNPLFSVSNIAMHQSNAATSAQPAVNADTCLDNMSLLSLKDPAKTSQGSQNMQLTMQGSSAEKGENFQSDHTALLSILRNEGVSTTGLGSGTPHSKPYNYLPQRVSVMKSRQKARPIMGSVKSMPFSPDPAALESILQNEGVKVGGPVGATPGNSVCPSGRGTSIYTAQRVPVKKNHAEANGGAIAVALKETPQKKWTPQRVRNTRHQPMSAMKWHLSTQKSPYVGTPGLRSCKTNLHPHQETIVQRLFDDQEDEHSTNVMDKHPETQAEQLPAQAATAKSLCEEKVEMSRTNREEDEKEKEQRIVGGQSFFQAPQRESVIFFSTGKALLRAPRFEKQESSARHEQHIPVLPVHEDVSSVSVPTCQINPPVQSLHRDLIVQKTCSLSPAVAMLRKRLPPLEELRMDEEVASYTSVSVPDAPGFLPPRPRCGNPLASILHMEESSRFVPIGFDLSSSCSSPCSSPPEER; this is encoded by the exons TTACTCTTCACGCCTTGCTGTTATTATGAACTCTTCTCCAGTTCTTCGTCAGCAAAGTCAGAACAAAATCCACAGTGACCTCGTGAG AACGAAGAATGAACATAACAAAATGCCACCGCACCCAAAGCCTTCCAAACTCCTCTCTGCGCCTCCCCTTTCCAACCAAAATATTGAGAACCAGGATCCAGGAAATTCAGAAATGGGTAGGAAGGTACCTGTGCGACCAGGTATGAGTAGGCTTCCAGTGCTTGCAAAGAGCCTTCATCTCCAGACTCCATCCGACTTCAGTCAGTCTCACTGTAGGTGGGAGGAGAAACCTCTGGCT GGGAAACTTAAGAAGAAAAAGCCAGTCACCAGGCCTGTACCTTTCAACCTGTCTCAACCCAAGAGCTCAAGAATAGCCACTGAAAATCaacaacctgtcactgtttcacAATCAAGGACTGGCACTCGTGCTGCACAGCCTGATAAGAATTTATGCAATGCTCGTCTAAAAACCCAAAACTTGAATACAAAACCTGCAGCTAGGTTAAACTGCAATGTGGACTCAACTAAAGGCACAGGGAAGTCAAGTGGAAAGGTGTCAGAAAATACATCCCAGCCCTCCAACACATTTAAGACTTCAGCCACTTTGTCCAATCCTTTATTCTCCGTTTCTAATATTGCAATGCATCAGTCCAATGCTGCTACTTCTGCACAGCCTGCTGTTAATGCAGACACCTGTTTAGATAACATGAGCCTGCTCAGTCTCAAAGATCCAGCCAAGACATCCCAAGGTAGTCAGAACATGCAGCTGACCATGCAGGGCAGTTCAGCTG AAAAAGGAGAGAACTTTCAATCTGATCACACGGCTTTGCTGAGTATTCTCCGAAACGAAGGAGTAAGCACCACAGGTCTGGGATCTGGAACTCCACACTCCAAACCCTATAACTATCTG CCCCAGCGAGTGTCTGTCATGAAGAGTCGACAGAAAGCGAGACCCATAATGG GATCAGTGAAGTCGATGCCGTTCTCCCCGGACCCCGCTGCACTGGAAAGTATCTTGCAGAACGAGGGAGTGAAGGTTGGAGGGCCTGTGGGTGCCACACCCGGaaactctgtctgtccttcAGGCAGAGGCACTTCCATCTACAca GCTCAGAGAGTGCCAGTGAAGAAGAATCATGCAGAGGCGAACGGAGGAGCAATAG CAGTGGCACTCAAAGAGACTCCGCAGAAGAAATGGACTCCTCAGAGGGTCCGCAACACCAGGCATCAGCCCATGTCTGCCATG AAATGGCATCTGTCGACACAAAAGTCACCGTACGTCGGCACTCCCGGGCTGCGGAGCTGCAAAACCAACCTTCATCCGCACCAGGAG ACGATTGTCCAGAGACTATTCGATGATCAAGAAGACGAGCACAGCACAAATGTGATGGACAAGCATCCTGAGACACAAGCGGAGCAGCTTCCAGCTCAAGCCGCAACT GCTAAATCCCTCTGTGAAGAAAAGGTAGAGATGAGCAGGACAAACAGGGAGGAGGATGAAAAGGAGAAGGAGCAAAGGATTGTGGGAGGACAGTCGTTCTTTCAAGCACCACAAAGAGagtctgtcatttttttctcaacGGGCAAAGCGCTATTAAGAGCTCCTCGTTTTGAGAAGCAGGAGAGCTCAGCCCGACATGAGCAGCACATCCCTGTGCTGCCAGTACATGAAGACGTGTCATCTGTGTCAGTGCCAACCTGTCAGATCAACCCTCCTGTTCAGAGTCTGCACAGAG ACCTCATAGTTCAGAAGACTTGTTCCCTGAGTCCTGCAGTGGCGATGCTGCGTAAGCGTCTTCCTCCTCTGGAGGAGCTTCGAATGGACGAGGAGGTGGCCTCCTACACCTCAGTGTCTGTCCCAGATGCTCCTGGGTTTCTCCCCCCTCGGCCCCGCTGTGGGAACCCATTGGCGTCTATCCTGCACATGGAGGAGTCCTCT agATTTGTTCCGATTGGCTTCGACCTCTCGTCCAGCTGTTCGTCTCCATGTAGCTCTCCACCTGAGGAGAGATGA
- the pfkma gene encoding phosphofructokinase, muscle a: protein MSKDLHPTTDPTTMGVGRSIAVLTSGGDAQGMNAAVRATVRVGLYTGAKVYFVHEGYQGLVDGGDNIRPATWESVSMMLQLGGTVIGSARCKDFRTREGRLKAACNLVKLGITNLCVIGGDGSLTGANQFRTDWSALLRDLIQAGKITEAEAKKSSHLNIVGMVGSIDNDFCGTDMTIGTDSALHRIIEVVDAITTTAQSHQRTFILEVMGRHCGYLALVTALACGADWVFIPEMPPDDDWENHLCRRLTDQRARGCRLNVIIVAEGAMSRDGKPITSDQIKKLVTDRLGFDTRTTILGHVQRGGTPSAFDRILGSRMGVEAVMALLEATPDTPACVVSLSGNQAVRLPLMECVQVTKDVTAAMAEGRFDEAIKLRGKSFENNWNTYKLLAHINPPDTKSNINVAIMNIGAPCAGMNAAVRAAVRMGIIQGHSMLAVHDGFDGLAHGQVEPITWTSVSGWTGKGGSMLGTKRTLPGKLLEEISQNIAKFNIHALVIIGGFEAFVGGLELVQAREKYEEMCIPMVVIPATVSNNVPGSDFSIGADTALNTITATCDRIKQSAAGTKRRVFIVETMGGYCGYLATMAGLAAGADAAYIYEEKFAIKDLQVNVSHLVEKMKTTVKRGLILRNENSNANYTTDFIFNLYSEEGKGVFDCRKNVLGHMQQGGTPTPFDRNFGTKMGAKTVLWLTEKLKECYRHGRIFANTPDSACVLGMRKRALTFQPLADLKGDTDFEHRIPKTQWWLKIRPIMKILAKYDIELDTSEHADMEHVIKKRSPIVK from the exons ATGTCCAAGGATCTCCACCCAACCACGGACCCCACAACAATGGGGGTGGGACGCTCCATTGCTGTGCTGACGTCAGGAGGAGACGCCCAAG GTatgaatgctgctgtgagagccACAGTCAGAGTCGGTCTCTACACTGGAGCCAAAGTCTACTTTGTTCATGAG GGCTACCAGGGTCTGGTGGACGGAGGAGACAACATTCGCCCGGCTACATGGGAGAGTGTGTCCATGATGCTGCAGCTG GGAGGTACTGTCATCGGCAGCGCTCGCTGCAAGGATTTCCGCACCAGAGAGGGTCGTCTGAAGGCAGCATGTAACCTAGTGAAGCTGGGCATCACCAACCTGTGTGTGATCGGAGGAGACGGCAGTCTGACAGGAGCCAACCAGTTCAGGACTGACTGGAGTGCACTGCTGCGTGACCTCATCCAAGCTG GTAAGATCACAGAAGCAGAAGCCAAGAAATCTTCCCACCTGAACATCGTGGGCATGGTGGGCTCCATTGACAACGACTTCTGTGGCACTGACATGACCATTGGCACTGACTCTGCCCTGCACCGCATCATTGAGGTGGTGGATGCCATCACCACAACTGCACAGAG CCACCAGAGGACATTTATCCTGGAGGTGATGGGCAGACACTGTGG GTACCTGGCCCTGGTGACAGCTCTTGCCTGCGGTGCAGACTGGGTGTTCATTCCAGAGATGCCACCAGATGATGACTGGGAGAACCACCTGTGCAGGAGGCTGAcagat caaaGAGCCCGAGGATGTCGTCTGAATGTGATCATTGTGGCTGAGGGTGCGATGTCCAGAGATGGCAAACCGATTACATCTGACCAGATCAAGAAG CTGGTGACTGACAGGCTTGGCTTTGATACTCGCACCACTATCCTCGGACACGTACAGAGAGGAGGAACACCGTCCGCCTTCGACAGAATCTTG GGCAGCAGGATGGGTGTGGAGGCGGTGATGGCGCTGCTGGAGGCCACTCCAGATACTCCTGCCTGTGTGGTCAGCTTGTCCGGGAACCAGGCAGTCAGACTGCCACTCATGGAGTGTGTGCAAGTG ACCAAAGATGTGACTGCCGCCATGGCCGAGGGCAGATTTGATGAGGCCATCAAGCTCAGGGGAAA GAGTTTTGAGAACAACTGGAACACATATAAGCTGCTGGCTCACATCAACCCCCCAGACACTAAG AGCAACATCAATGTGGCCATCATGAACATTGGAGCTCCCTGCGCTGGTATGAACGCTGCCGTCCGTGCTGCGGTCAGGATGGGCATCATCCAGGGTCACTCCATGTTGGCTGTCCATGACGGCTTTGACGGTCTGGCTCATGGACAG gTTGAGCCTATCACCTGGACCTCAGTGTCTGGCTGGACTGGAAAAGGAGGCTCAATGCTGGGTACCAAGAG AACTCTTCCAGGTAAATTGTTGGAGGAAATCAGCCAGAATATTGCCAAATTCAACATCCACGCTTTGGTGATCATCGGTGGATTTGAG GCCTTTGTGGGAGGTCTGGAGCTGGTTCAGGCCAGAGAGAAATATGAGGAGATGTGCATTCCCATGGTGGTTATCCCCGCCACCGTCTCCAACAACGTCCCCGGCTCTGACTTCAGCATTGGTGCTGACACCGCCCTCAACACCATCACCGCT ACCTGTGACAGAATCAAGCAGTCTGCGGCAGGGACCAAGCGCCGTGTGTTCATCGTTGAGACTATGGGAGGATACTGCGGCTACTTGGCCACCATGGCTGGTCTGGCTGCTGGAGCTGATGCCGCCTACATCTATGAGGAAAAATTTGCCATTAAAGACCTGCAG GTGAACGTAAGTCATCTCGTGGAGAAGATGAAGACAACAGTGAAGAGAGGTTTGATTCTCAG GAATGAGAACTCTAATGCCAACTACACCACTGACTTCATCTTCAACCTGTACTCAGAGGAAGGCAAAGGAGTCTTCGACTGCCGTAAGAACGTTCTCGGACACATGCAGCAG GGTGGCACTCCAACACCCTTCGACAGAAACTTCGGCACAAAGATGGGTGCAAAGACTGTTCTGTGGCTGACTGAGAAACTCAAGGAGTGTTATAGGCATG GTCGTATCTTCGCCAATACACCGGACTCTGCCTGTGTTCTGGGCATGAGGAAGAGGGCGCTCACCTTCCAACCACTTGCTGACTTGAAAGGAGACACAGATTTTGA GCACCGCATCCCTAAGACACAGTGGTGGCTGAAGATCAGGCCCATCATGAAGATCCTGGCCAAGTACGACATCGAACTAGACACATCTGAACATGCCGACATGGAGCATGTGATCAAGAAGAGGAGTCCTATCGTGAAATAG